A region from the Ichthyobacterium seriolicida genome encodes:
- a CDS encoding bifunctional nuclease family protein: protein MKKDLLRLSIEGISYTKSENIYAIILSENSENRKIPIIIGAIEAQSILCAIERNTDNSRPAIHDLFKIFSDSYGIDLVYVIIDKIENGIFHSSIVCSRGGQEINNIDSKTSDAIALAIRFRAPIYIRKNIMDIAGLTILDNSDEEFLDEKKSKLRNSKETLIKLMQKAVEDEDYRLAEEIKNEINRISK from the coding sequence ATGAAAAAAGATTTATTGAGGTTGAGTATAGAAGGTATCTCTTATACTAAGTCCGAAAACATCTATGCTATTATTTTAAGTGAGAATAGTGAGAATAGGAAAATACCAATAATCATTGGAGCTATTGAGGCTCAATCTATTCTTTGTGCTATAGAAAGAAACACTGATAACAGCAGACCTGCCATTCATGATTTATTCAAAATATTTTCTGATTCGTATGGAATAGATTTAGTTTACGTCATTATAGATAAAATAGAAAACGGAATTTTTCATTCGTCGATAGTGTGCTCTAGAGGTGGACAAGAGATAAACAACATAGATTCTAAAACTTCTGATGCTATCGCTTTAGCTATACGTTTTAGGGCTCCCATATACATAAGAAAAAATATTATGGATATAGCTGGCTTGACAATATTAGATAACAGTGATGAAGAATTTTTAGATGAAAAAAAATCAAAACTGAGAAATTCCAAAGAGACTCTTATCAAGCTAATGCAAAAAGCTGTTGAAGATGAAGATTACAGATTGGCCGAAGAAATAAAAAATGAGATAAATAGAATTAGCAAATAA